AAAACCAGGGGCAGGACTTGGCCTGCCTATCGTCGAGGAAATAGCGGCGCTCTTTGGCGGCAGGCTCGAATTGACGACAGGAGTGGATGGCCGTGGCCTGCTTGTGCGGGCATCGTTTCCCGCCAGCGCTGCAGGATCAGGTGCGAAGGAAGGTTAGGTAGGCGGGGTGGCGCTGCTCGCGGATGGCCTTGGCCTCGTAGCGCGTGCCCGGCCAGCCTTCGTAAGCTTGGTGCCAGTCGGCCGCTTCCGCCGCCTGCCAGGCGAAGCCGCCATGCGCGCGGCAATGCAGCAGCGTCCAGTTCACATAGGTGTCGATGTCCGACGCGAAACGGAATCGTCCGCCGCGTTTCAGCACGCGCGCGAAACGATCGAGATTGACCGGGCTGACGAAGCGGCGCTTCCAGTGCTTCTTTTTCGGCCACGGGTCCGGATAGAGAAGGTCGATGCCGTCGAGCGAATTTTCCGGAAGCCAGTCGAGCAAGCGCGTGGCGTCGTCGTCATACACGCGAAGATTGGCAAGCGGCCTTTCCTTGACCGCCATCATCATCTTGGCCATGCCGTTGACGAAGGGCTCGACGCCGATGAATCCGATCGCCGGAGATTCCGTGGCGCGGTGCAGCAGATGTTCGCCGCCGCCGAAGCCGATTTCAAGGCGCACGGCGGCGACATCGGCTTCGAACAGGTCGCTGAGATCACGGGGCGATTCCGCCGTCAGGTCGAGCCGGTATTTCGTGAATCCGGTTTCCAGCGCCGCAGCCTGCTGCGGACGCATGGCCTTGCCGCGCCGGCGACCGAAAAAAGCTTCGGTCGCGCGGCTTGGTCTGTCCTTCGGATCCATGACTAGACCTTTAGACCTGGCGCCGCGATCAGGCGGCGACAGCGTCCTTGAGCGCCTTGGCGAGATCGGTCTTTTCCCACGAGAAAGACCCGTCGCGACCGGCCTTGCGGCCGAAATGTCCGTAGGACGATGTCTTGGCGTAGATCGGCTTGTTGAGGTCGAGATGACGGCGGATGCCGGATGGCGACAGGTCCATCACGGTGCGCAACGCTTCCTCGAGCTTGGCCTCGTCGACCTTGCCGGTGCCGTGCAGGTCGACGTAGACCGACAGAGGCTGGGCAACGCCGATGGCGTAGGAAAGCTGGATGGTGCAGCGGTCGGCAAGCTTCGCCGCCACCACATTCTTGGCCAGATAGCGCGCCGCATAGGCGGCCGAGCGGTCGACCTTGGTGGTGTCCTTGCCAGAGAAGGC
The nucleotide sequence above comes from Mesorhizobium shangrilense. Encoded proteins:
- the trmB gene encoding tRNA (guanine(46)-N(7))-methyltransferase TrmB, with amino-acid sequence MDPKDRPSRATEAFFGRRRGKAMRPQQAAALETGFTKYRLDLTAESPRDLSDLFEADVAAVRLEIGFGGGEHLLHRATESPAIGFIGVEPFVNGMAKMMMAVKERPLANLRVYDDDATRLLDWLPENSLDGIDLLYPDPWPKKKHWKRRFVSPVNLDRFARVLKRGGRFRFASDIDTYVNWTLLHCRAHGGFAWQAAEAADWHQAYEGWPGTRYEAKAIREQRHPAYLTFLRT